The DNA window TGGAATACTTTTcagactgatttctttcacttagtaatatgtacttaagtttcctctatgtcttttcacaccttgatagttcatttcttttcaaggctgaataatatgccATTGTCCAAATGTGTCAtagtttattcatccattcacctattgaaagtCCTCTTTGTGGCTTCCaacttttggcaattatgaataaagcttctataaGCATCTttgtgcagatttttgtgtgacTGTAAGTTTTTAAGCAATTTGGATAAATGTCAAGGAGCACAATTTCTGTATCATGTTGTAAAAGTGTGTTTAATTTTGTATGAATTGAGCAAAGTGGCTCCCAAAGTAGCTGTTGCATTTTGGATTCCCATCAGCAGTGGATGAGAGTTCCTCTTGCTCCATGTCCTCACCACATTTGGTGTTACAAGTGTCCCAGATTTCggccattctaatagatgtgtagTGGAATATCAccattgttttcatttgcatttccctgatgacatatgatgtgaAGGCTCTTTTTATATGCTTACTTGTCATCTCTATATCTTCTTTGTTAacgttcagatcttttgcccgtTGTAAATTtgagttgttcattttcttattgttgagtatCAAGAGTTTTGTTTTGGTAGACTTTAGATAGCAATCCTTTGTCATATGTgtctgttgaaaatattttctcccagtatttagcttgttttctcattttctagatATTGCCTTTCACAGagcagatgtttttattttaataaagttcaGCTTATTAAATCTATCTTTCATGGACTGTGTCTTTGGCATTGTATCTAAGAAGTCATTGTCATGACCATGGTCGTCTAGATTTTCTTCTATGTTATATACTGGGAGTAGAGTATTGCATcttatgtttgctgctgctgctgctaagttgcgtcagtcgtatctgactctgtgcgaccccatagatggaagcccaccaggctcctctgtccctgggattctccaggcaagaagactggagtgggttgccattttcttcctcaatgcatgaaagtgaaaagtgaaagtgaagtcgctcagtcatgtccgactcttagcaataccatggactgtagcctacgaggctcctccatccatgggatttcccaggcaagtactggagtggggtgccattaccttctctgcaTCTTACATTTAGGCATCTACAAATTTTTGCAATGTGTAGAATTATGTTGGTTTGGCCACTGCATCCCTAGACTTGCTCTCTTCCTGAAACATATCTGATACTCAATCAAGAGTTTTTGATTAAAAAGATCAagtgtacatatgtatgtgtgaatgtctgtgtgtgtatatacatatatataatatcagaAAATTGCAATCAAGTTTTATATTCTAAGTAATAAAAATGGCTAGAATATAGAATAAAATTTCACTAAACAGCATGGggaaataattatatttacaaTTCATACAATTcataaagaatgaaaggatggagccaaagcaaaaacaacacccagttgtgaatgtgactggtgatagaagcaaggtctgatgctgtaaagagcaatattgcataggaacctggaatgttaggtccatgaaccaaggcaaattggaagtggtcaaacaggagttggcaatgtcgatgaacattgacattctaggaatcaatgaatTAAGATGGACTGAgatgggtgaattgaactcagatgaccattatatctactactgcgggcaagaattccttataagaaatggagtagccatcacagtcaacaagagtccaaaatgcagtacttggatgcaatctaaaaaatagcaaaatgatctctgttcgttttcaaggcaaaccatttgatatcatggtaatccaagtctatgcccagatcagtaatgctgaagaagctgaagttgaacggttctgtgaagacctacaagaccttttaagaactaacacccaaaaaaggtgtccttttcattataggagactggaatgcgaaagtaagaagtcaagaaacacctggagtaacaggcgaatttggccttggaatgcggaatgaagcagggcaaaggctaatagagttttgccaggagaatgcactggtcatagaaacaccctcttccaacaacacgagagaagactctacctgtacatcaccagatggtcaacaccaaaatcaggctgattgcattctttgcagctaaagatggagaagttctatacagtcaacaaaaacaagaccaggagctgactgtggctcagatcatgaactccttattgtcaaattcagatttaaatagaagaaagtagggaaaaccactaggccattcaggtataacataaataaaatctcttatgattatatagtgaaagtaagaaatagatttaagggactatatctgacttaagggactagagtacctgatgaactatggatggaggttcgtaacattgtacaggagacagggatcaaggccatccccatggaaaggaaatgcaaaaaagcaaaatggttgtctgaggaggccttacaaatagctgtgagaagaagagaagccaaacgcaaaggagaaaaggaaggatatacctatttgaatgcagagttccaaagaacggcaaggagagataagaaagccttcctcagcaaccaatgcaaagaaatagagggaaaaaattgaatgggaaagactagagatctcttcaagacagttagagatatcaaggaaacatttcatgcaaagatgggctcgataaaggacagaaatggtatggacctaacagaaatagaagatattaagaagaggtggcaagcatacacagaagaacaatacaaaaaagatcttcacaatccagataatcatgacagtttgatccctcacctagagccagacatcctggaatgtgaagtcaagtgggccttaggaagcatcattacgaacaaagctagtggaggtgatggaattccagttgagctatttcaaatcctaaaagatgatgctgtgaaagtgctgcactcaaaatgtcagcaaatttggaaaactcagcagtggccacaggactggaaaaggtcagttttcattccaatcccaaagaaaggcaatgccaaagaatgctcaaactactgcacaattgcactcatctcacatgctagtaaagtaatgctcaaattctccaagccaggcttcagcaatatgtgaatcatgaacttccagatgttcaagctggttttagaaaagccagaggaatcagagatcaaattggcaacacctgatggatcattgaaaaagcaagagagttccagaaaaacacctatttctgcttattgactatgcgaaagcctttggctatgtggatcacaacaaactgtggaaaattctgaaagatatgggaataccagaccacctgacctgcctcctgagaaacctgtaggcaggtcaggaagcagcagttaaaactggacatggaacaatagactggttccaaataggaaaaggagtacgtcaaggctgtatattgtcatcctgcttatttaacttctatgcagagtacatcatgagaaatgctgggctggaagaagcacaagctagagtcaagatttctgggagaaacatcaataacctcagacatgcagatgacatcacccttaaggcagaaagtgaagaagaactaagagcctcttaatgaaagtgaaagaggagagtgaaaaagttggcttaaagctcaacattaaaactaagattatggcatccagtatcatcacttcatggcaaatagatgggaaaacaatggaaatagtagctgactctattttgggggctcccaaatcactgcagatggtgattgcagccatgaaagtaaaagacacttactccttggaaggaaagttatgaccaacctagagagcatattaaaaagcagagacattactttgtcaataaaggtctgtctagtcaaggctatggtttttccagtggtcatgtatggacgtgagagctggactgtaaagaaagctgaacacaaaataattgatgcttttgaactgtggtgttggagaagactcttgtgagtccctcggactgcaaggagatccaaccaggccatcctaaaggagatcagtcctgggtgttcattggtagggctgaagttgaagctgaaactccaatactttggctacctgatgtgaagagatgactcatttgaaaagaccctgacgctgggaataattgagggcaggaggagacagggacaatagaaaatgagttggttggatggcatcaccgattcaatggacatgtgtttgggtaaactccgagagttggtgatggacagagaggcctggcatgctgcagttcatggggtggcaaagagttggacatgattgagggactgaactgaactgaacaattcatAATGCTTAATCTGTCACTGTAGAAGTAATATGTTACAAAATGTATACTGGTGAAGAAGACAATGCTAAACCAATAAGTTTTCTATAGACTAGTGACACAGAGACAGGGTATAACTTTTATATAAAGAGAATGCATGATTAAAatactttagaaaagaaaatttataattgCATTTTATTAAAGCATACTATTTTTGAGTTATAgccctttttctttaaaaaatttaatatgatATGACATTTAACTAAATATATATACCCATTTATACCATACATGCTGTCATGAGAAGAGGGAGATATAGAGTAATATTTATAGATAGTGggtcttctttcattttccctggatgacaaagacaagaaaaaaattggcTCTTCTTTTTTTGAGGGGAGGAGTCACCGTAAGATCCATGGCTAGAGAAGAGTGAAGAGAATAGAGTATCTCTGGTGACTGGGGGACTCATCTGATGCCATGATACAAATTCCTCatgaagttaattttattttattttttgttttgtttttgtttttatttattattttatttatttattttttactttattttactttacaacactgtattggttttgccatacatcaacatgaatccgccacaggtgtacacgtgttcccaatcctgaacccctgtcccacctccctccctgtaccatctctttgggtcatcccagtgcaccagccccaagcatccagtatcctgcatcgaacctagactggcgattcatttcttatatgatattatacatgtttcaatgccattctcccaaatcatcccaccctcttcctctcccacagagtccaaaagactgttctatgcatctgtgtctcttttgctgtctcccatacagggttatcattgccatctttctaaattccatatatacgtgttagtatagtgtactggtgtttttctttctgacttacttcactctgtataattggctccagtttcatccacctcattaaaactgattcaaatgtattctttttgatggctgagtaatactccattgtgtatatgtaccacagctttcttatccattcatctgctgatggacatctaggttgtttccatgtcctggctattataaacagtgctgcgatgaacattggagtacaaatgtctctttcaattctgttttcctctgtgtgtatgcccagcagtgggattgctgggtcataaggcagttctatttccaggtttttaaggaatctccacactgttctccatagtggctgtactagtttgcattcccaccaacagtgtaagagggttcccttttctccacaccctcttcagcatttattgcctgtagacttttggattgcagccattctgactggtgtgaaatggtacctcattgtggttttgatttgcatttctctgataatgagtgatgttgagcatcttttcatgtgtttgttagccatctgtatgtcttctttggagaaatgtctatttagttctttggcccattttttgattgtgtcgtttatttttctggaattgagctgcaggtgttgcttgtatatttttgagattagttgtttgtcagatgcttcatttgctattattttctcccattctgaaggctgtcttttcactgtgcttatagtttcctttgttgtgcagaagcttttcattttaattagatcccatttgtttatttttccttttatttccagtattctgggaggtgagtcatagaggatcctgctgtgatttatgaaggagagtgttttgcctatgttctcccctagaagttttatagtttctggtcttacgtttagatctttaatccattttgagtttatttttgtgtgtggtgttagaaagtgttctagtttcattcttttacaagtggttaaccaattttccctgcaccacttgttaaagagattgtctttaatctattgcatattctcgcctcctttgtttaagacaaggtgtccatatgtgtgtggatttatctctgggctttctattttgttccattgatctatatttctgtctttgtgccagtaccatactgtcttaattttaaaaataataactactTTATTTAACAGTGTAAATTATCATTCATAGCTATGAATGAATCTTCAATGTACAGAGAGACAATGACTTACCCAagtttctccccccaccccaccacaggcaaattctatttatttatttatttttccttttatggttttggttttgttcttttttaaaaataaatttatttattttaattggaggttaattattttacaatattgtattggttttgccatacatcaacatgaatctgccacaggtatacacgtgttccccatcctgaacccccctccctcctccctccccgttccatccctctgggtcatctcagcacaccagccccaagcatccagtatcatgcatcgaacttggactggcgattcgtttcatatatgatattatacatgtttcattgccattctcccaaatcatcccaccctcttcctctcccacagagttcaaaagactgttcgatacatctgtgtctcttttgctgtctcacatacatacaaggttatcattaccatctttctaaattccatatatatgtgttagtatagtgtactggtgtttttctttctgacttacttcactctgtataataggctccagtttcatccacctcattagaactgattcaaatgtattcaagTTTCTTTATAAACTTGGGATGCTGCGTTGCAAGAATTAAAATATGACTTTGGTCAGTACCCCTTCCtgaatttaatatattaaataatatattagatAGATCAGtaagaactacaaaaaaaaaaaaaaggtttgactCTTAAAAAGACACTGAGTTTAATTACATCATAGACAAGtttgtgattcatttatttaaagaaaaatcttcatgATAAAATCATTTTGATACATAACTTCAATCATACTGCTTTCATGGTGAGATCTCATTGGCCGGAATGCATAACTATTAGACCATCCTTGTTTGAGAAGATTCTTTGGCAGTTTTTGGCTCAACTGTCTTTTTAGAAGCGATTTAGCCAAGTTTCACTTGGGAATTGAGTGGTGAAAATACAGACCAACTTCTTCATGGGAAAACCAGGGAATTAAACAATCAGTTGGTTTCTAAATTTATGTACCAAGAGAAGATAGCAACAAAATCCATAATCAACAGCAGGTAAATGCCATTTCTACCTGTTTCTATTTTAGCCTGTATTAGTTCCAAATATaactaccattttttaaaaacaaacaaaccaaataaTGAATAAGCCCATTTTTGAGTCCAGTGACTTCAAAATAGCAAGCAAGTGTTTATTTACTGTTGGTACCAttagatatttctttttgttcgatttaatttttgttaaaaatactAGATGGTTATGTAGTCAGAATTATAGGAAATTAGAACAACTAGCAGACAGAATTTTCATGACTGAGGAGTTGTGCGAAAATTTTTACTTTGGTTTCTattcactggatttttttttttttttttacttttctggttttaaaaaaaagcgcctcatttttcttccctgttagaAGTATAAATTTTGCCTAGATATCAATAGATctcataaatcttttaaaaagtcagtctACAACTCAAAGAATAGCTTTAAACACTACCATGAGTTTACTTGATTTAAGGAACATTCGACTCCatcatgtttaatttttcttcctcttcttatttTTAAGGAGATTGCCTAACGTGATGGtgaaaactatgagccatgtgtAACCCCTGGGTGGCATGGCTAGGAGTGCTGCTGCTCTTGACAGTGTTCACTCATTCAGCCCTCAAGCCAGCAATGGCTCCAGTGATCACAAAGAGACCTTTCAACATTTTCTGGGCGGCCCCAACAATGCAGTGTCAGCATTTCTTCAATGTGGATCTGAATCTTcagttatttaatattatatcaaATCCTTTGGAGACTCAGAGTGGACCGATAATTGCCATAATTTATCCAAATGAATTAGGGTATTATCCTTATTTCTCTCCAGAGGGAAAATCCTTTAATGGAGGGATACCACAGAATATGAGCCTTCCTACACACCTGAGGAAGACTGCTGGTGACATTGCAAAAGTTTTTCCTTGGTGGAGATCAGAAGGTCTTGTTATCATTGACTGGGAAAGCTGGAAGCCACAATGGGACAGAAATTGGGGCAATAGAGTAATATACAAAAACCACTCTTTAGACTTTACTAGAAACCACCATCCTGATTGGTCAGAAATGAAAGTGAGAACAGTTGCCCAAAAGGAATTTGAAACTGCTGGAAAGAGTATTATGAATGCTACTCTCACACTGGCTTTAGAAATGAGACCAAAATGTTTATGGGGCTTTTATCTCTATCCAGACTGCTACAATTATGATTATAGGATAAATCCACAGACCTACACAGGTAAATGCCCGAGTGATGAAATTTCCCGCAATGACCAACTCCAGTGGCTATGGGAAAAAAGCAGAGCACTTTATACTTCAGtgtatttggagaaaatattGAAGTCAAGTTTAAATGCTTTGAAATTTGTTCATTATCGAGTTAGAGAAGCTATGAGAATTGCTGAAATGGCTAAAGATGACTATGTTttaccagtttttattttttccagaccATTTTATTTGCACAGTATTGAAGCTTTGTcacaggtaagaaaaaaaaatgcagtctaAAAACTGGAAATTTAGTAGAATATGAAATTTAGGGAATAATGTTTTAGGACGCTTATATCCCCTTAATAATAGAATGCTATTCTATTACTAAAACCATGTAGTCTTTCAAATGTCAAGCCAATTCTGAAACAATGTCATTGACAATTAGATGTTTGCTTAAGAGTTTGTAAGTGATGATTCTTACTCCCTCAGCATTTACAAGGGTTTCCTGCAGAACTGTAGTTAAGTTTAAGTTTAATCATGCAACAGATTAAATTTAACTAGGGAGAAAATTCATATTAAAGAAGCTCTTAACACAAAGCAGTAGCAGCAATTTTCCAAATCAAAACTGTACAAAGGAGAGCTTGGGTAAATTATTTACCAactatattttcaatatattgcattttaatgttttaattgatTATGTTACTTAAAAGTAATATAGATTGttgattttatctttaaaaatctaaaatctaaCCTAGTGATGAGTGTCACGGCAATGAAAGTGGTTTATACAGAAGTAttctaggaaatggcaaccgactctagtgttcttgcgtggagaatcccagggacagaggagtctgattggctgccgtctatgggatcacaagagtcggacacgactgaagcgacttagcagcagaagcagcagcagcattcttagACTTacacagggttcagttcagttcagttgctcagttgtgtccgactgtgtgaccccatgaattgcagcacgccaggcctccctgtccatcaccacctcccagagttcactcaaactcatgtctatcgagtcagtgatgccatccagccatctcatcctctgtcgtccccttctcttcctgcccctaatccctcccagcatcagagtcttttccaatgagttaacttttctcatgaggtggcccaagtattggagtttcagccttagcatcagtccttccaatgaacaccaaggactgatctccttcagaatggactggttggatctccttgcagtccaagggactctcaagagtcttctccaacaccacagttcaaaagcatcaattctttagtgctcagctttcttcaccgtccaactaacatccatacaagaccacaggaaaaaccattgccttaagacggacctttgttggcaaagtaatatctctgctatttaatatgttatctgggttggtcataactttccttccaaggagtaagcatcttttaatttcatggctgcaatcaccatctgcagtgatttgggagcccagaaaaataaagtctgacactgtttccactgtttccccatctatttcccatgaagtgatgggaccagatgccatgatcttcgttttctgaatgttgagctttaagccaactttttcactctcctctttcactttcatcaagagactttttagttcctcttcactttctgccataagggtggtgtcatatgcatatctgaggtgattgatatttctcccggcaatcttgattccagcttgtgtttcttccagtccagcgtttctcatgatgtactctgcatagaagttaaataagcagtgtgacaatatacagccttgacgtactccttttcttatttggaaccagtctgttgttccatgtccagttctaactgttgcttcctgacctgcatacagatttctcatgagtgagatcaggtggtttggtattcccatttctctcagaattgtccacagtttattgtgatccacacagtcaaaggctttggcacagtcaataaagcggaaatagatgtttttctggaactctcttgctttttccatgatccagcagatgttggcaatttgatctctggttcctctgccttttcggaaaccagcttgaacatcagaaagttcacggttcacgtattgctgaagcctggcttggagaattttgagcattactttactagcatgtgagatgagtgcaattgtgtggcagtttgagcattctttggcattcctttctttgggattggaatgaaaactgaccttttccagtcctgtagccactgttgagtttcccaaatttgctggcatgttgagtgcagcactttcacagcatcatcttttaggatttgaaatagctcaactgaaattccatcacctccactagctttgttcatagtgatgctttctaacgcccacttgacttctcattccaggatgtctagctctagatgagtgatcacaccatcgtgattatctgggttgtgaagaacttttttgtacagttcttctgtgtattcttgccacgtcttcttattatgttctgcttctgttaggtccatacaatttctgtcctttattgagcccatctttgcatgaaatgttcccttgatatctctaattttcttgaagagatctctggtgtttcccattctgttgttttcctctatttctttgcatagatcgctgaagaaggctttcttatctcttcttgctattctttggaattatgcattcagatgcttatatctttctttttctcctttgcttttcacttctcttcttttcacagctattagtaaggcctccccagacagtcattttgcttttttgcatttcttttccatggggatggtcttgatccctgtctcctgtacatgaACCTcattctgtagttcatcaggcattctgtctatcagatctagacccttaaatctatttctcacttccactgtataatcataagggatttgatttaggtcatacctgaatggtctagtggtttcccctgctttcttcaatttcagtctgagtttggtgataaggagttcatgatctgagccacagtcagctcctggtcttgttcctgttgactgtatagagcttctccatctttggctgcaaagaatataatctgatttcggtgttgaccatctggtgatgtccatgtgtagagtcttctcttgtgttgttggaagagggtgtttgctatgaccagtgcattttcttggcaaaactctattagtctttgccttgcttcgttccgcattccaaggccaaatttgcctgctaatccaggtgtttcttgacttcctacttttgcattccagtcccctataatgaaaaggacatcttttttaggtgttagttctaaacggtcttgatcttcatagaaccgttcaacttcaccttcttcagcattactggttggggcatagacttggattaccatgttattgaatggtttgccttggagatgaacagagatcattctctcatttttgagattgcatccaagtactgcatttcagactcttttgttgaccatgatggctactccatttcttctgagggattcctgcctgcagtagtagatataatggtcatctgagttaaattcacctattccagtccattttagttcgctgattcctagaatgttgacattcactctcgccatctcttgtatgaccacttcca is part of the Ovis aries strain OAR_USU_Benz2616 breed Rambouillet chromosome 4, ARS-UI_Ramb_v3.0, whole genome shotgun sequence genome and encodes:
- the LOC101101889 gene encoding hyaluronidase-4-like — translated: MCNPWVAWLGVLLLLTVFTHSALKPAMAPVITKRPFNIFWAAPTMQCQHFFNVDLNLQLFNIISNPLETQSGPIIAIIYPNELGYYPYFSPEGKSFNGGIPQNMSLPTHLRKTAGDIAKVFPWWRSEGLVIIDWESWKPQWDRNWGNRVIYKNHSLDFTRNHHPDWSEMKVRTVAQKEFETAGKSIMNATLTLALEMRPKCLWGFYLYPDCYNYDYRINPQTYTGKCPSDEISRNDQLQWLWEKSRALYTSVYLEKILKSSLNALKFVHYRVREAMRIAEMAKDDYVLPVFIFSRPFYLHSIEALSQEDLVHTIGESAALGASGVILWGGYDYSDSKETCLSVQKFIQGPLGHYAVNVTTAAKLCSQSLCNNNGRCIRKTSESSSYLHLPGSSSKRYGLSKSVRVILSPANKLKTVKAMKDGFVCRCYHGWHGESCQQLSSDLLRGKNKARIADFKLSVFLSMTLSVILFIFLPP